The Primulina tabacum isolate GXHZ01 chromosome 1, ASM2559414v2, whole genome shotgun sequence genome contains the following window.
CAAAGGGTTTTCCAGTCAGCATTTGATGAATGTAAGCTTCATTAAGCCTTTTGCACAGTTCTTCCTCGACTCCTACAATCACTTCAATACCGGCTTCTTGTAGTCTTTTAACACCTGCCGAAGCCACGATCGGATTTGGATCCACCATACCAACCACCACTTTTTTCACTTTGGCTTTAATTAGTGCTTCAGTGCATGGTGGAGTTCTTCCAAAATGGTTACATGGCTCCAAACTCACATATGCAATACCATTTTCCGCCAAATCCCCAGCATCTCTGAGCGCAAAAACCTGTGCccttaatgaaaatattgatcAGAATCTGTCATCGTCTTTGTCACTAAATAATTCCTACAATTTaatatttgcattgaaaatgaCTGGCATTTTTCAGTTAAATTATAAGACGTTCCTCCTATTTTTTGAACCGAGTGATATTCCTCTTTGAACTTACATATGAAAGATAACATATTTCTCCATCATACTTGTCCAGAATTGAAGAGATCACATCCCAATAGCTATTCGTATCTCTAAATTAAAAACAAAGAAAACAGATCTGAGTAGCATATTTATGAAACAGAGTTAAACTAGACTAGTGTCCATATATATCCGAAATCTTCCCAGAAACCAACAAACACCACTCCAAATTAAAATGCTTCTAACAAATACTAACTATTTCAGGAAACGAATTACAAGAATCACACTTTTACATCACCCACGGAACCACgtaaaacaatttaaaaaacCAATATATAGTCATAAATAAACTTAAGTAAAAATCATTCGGAAAAGATTAGAACCGATTCACCTCGGCATGAGGTTGGCCAGCTTTTGGGTGGAAGCCTTCACCGATAATCTTCCCATCTCTAACAATTACACATCCAACCATTGGGTTAGGACTTGTACACCCAATTGCCTTTCTCGCAACCTCCACACATCTCCTCATATAATACTCATCATTGCACTTCTCTTCTTGATTTAGTTCTTGTTTTATCTGTGATGCTCCTCTCCTTATTACAGTCAAACAACCTCCATTTCTAGAAATAATTCCTGATTCAGACACTCTTGGGGCGAAACTGCACAACCCAGATTTCAAGTTGGGAGAAAACACCAATTTGTTCTGCTGGATTATCAGTGGGTTGTAGCAAATGTGGTTGAGAAACAACAATGTTTGGGTATACATATTAGGCGTCAGCAAGGAAATGTGAACTCTTGATCAACAACTAGTACATCTCCAGTTATAGCGTGGATAAATTGGAAATTAAAATGTCTAATCCCTGTCAAATTACTGAAATCAGTACCGATATAATTTCtgtatcaaatatatatatatatgtgtgtgtgtgtgatttatATATACTAGCGAATGACGCACATGTGTTGCTTATGTAAAATAGTAACCACAACATACATAAACCATGAGAATCAATAGATCAGGTTAATTCGTGATCAATCTGGAGCATATCCGATATAATCCGGCTCAATTTGATAACTAGTTTAccatgatacaacttttatacCAAGTAAACAACTTTTCAAAATTATAGGCACTCTTTCATGACTCAGTAAAATAAGCTTTACTCGATTTTCCCCCTTTCTTTAGCcacataaattaataatttggtTGAGCACGAGGAGGAAATCTATAATTacacataaaataaaaaaaatgacaaatagaaagcgtatttttgttgaatatGCGGATAAAAATCCATGGTgggaaatatataaaataaaattcatttaGCACCTTCACATCCATTCCACTAGGACAAAGTCACTGCCTGAAATGTGCAAGCAAAATCGACAACCAACATAACAAATCCAACattctcaaaaaataaaaaataaataaaaaacaaattcaaCATATCTTGAAATCACTCCAATTAACACCTGATGAATCGACAAAATCAGCAACAAAACATTAAAAATCCAACGGATCTTCAAAATGGGAAACTCAACGTACATGTTTCTTATATATAGtcaatttcctttttttttttgggcacAAGTGATAGTCAAAGAGAAACAAAAAGACTCACTTGTGACACCATGGTGATAGCAATATCCATAATTTACCATATCTCTCAATTTATTTTCCTACCTTAGTACCAAATCACAAAATTAATACGGAGCCTGGAGGTGGGCCATAAATAAACGCAGAACAGCAGCTCACTTTGTTTTTGGAAAGGTCTACACAACATAATTTtaaccaaaaatgagaagaaaaaaaaccagcatttttattttttgtacaaaataaaacagtaaaaaacaaaaaacaaaataagaGTTATTGAATCTCAACTCTATTTTTCTGTTAAATTTTGAAACATTGGAATGTATTAAATCGGTTCAAGAACAAATTATAATCAAATTGAAGAatatcaaatttcataaatgTAAAACAGTAGTaaactaaaaattttaaattattaaaaatagctTAAAAGGAATgcataaaaaaacaatttaaagTACTTGATGTATGAAGGAAAAAATAACAGATAAAAATGGAAATTTCTCACTAAATACTACCGCAAAGGAAGAGAATAATTCAGTAAATCTGGATAGTGAAATATGATGAAAGATATGTGATTTAATATAGAATTAACCGAGAAGGTAAAGAAATGTAACGGATGGGATGGGAAGAAAGCTATAAAAATAACCAAAACAAAAACAGCATACCGGATTTAAATATTTCAGTCAAATCAAAGAAACAAATAGTTTAACACACATAATCAATCACTAAAAACAAATTATGGAATTCACCTGTTTCAGAGGCAAGAAATCAAATGGTTGGAGGAAGGACAACCATTTGAAGCATACTGcattaaaaacaaacaaatcacaCCAAACTGAACATAATATAGAAGTGTGAGAAGGGGAAATATATGCTCACCGAGAAGATCAGAAATTGGTTAAACCCATGGAAATCTGGCGAGTTGATTtggataattaataattatatcttttaatcaaaaaatataatttaagaaatttagaagaaaaaaaatataaaaagaacTTATAAGGAGATGGGCCGGACTCAATAAAACTTTTGAATGGGCCTGGTTTTCCTCAGGAAGCGGGTCGGGTTCATGAAAACCCATCTTGTTTCTTATGCATCATAGCTTCGTTGGTATTTAAACTTTTTCTTCCAAATATTGGAAATGAGAAAAGGGAATTCTTTTTCATTTATGAGCGAGTTCTATTAATCATTATAAGTGAAATATTTATAAAGTATCTCATATGCTATTCAAAAAAACTGTGTATTTTATGGGATCCTCCGACCCGATACATTAACTTTCCGATTTAATAAATCCTAGGTCCAGTTACTCAAATTGCATTCAGatccaatattttttaaaaaaatagaatcAAACTCCAAaaatgagtaggtcttttgtgagacgttctcacgaatctttatcagtGAGACGGGTAAGCCGatatcagtctcacaaaatacgatctgtgagatcGTCTAACACAACTTTTTGTCATTTTGTAAACCAAGGGGGCAAAACCTACTGAATTAAATATGATTTCACCGCTATTTTATAATCAGTTTTACTAATGTTGtaatatagtaaaaaaaattgaaaataattaatgtatttaattatggGATAAATTGgtaaaattatagataaaagAATACTAAATATGAAAACTAAACAATATATTTAAGACAggtgaaaaaaaaaagacatttaTATTTGAAACGAAGAGTATATATTTGGTCACTGGTATACATTCTGATTTCTGACAAGTGTTTTACTCTAACGTGAAACTTTAAtagataataaataataatacaatATAGTTTTGTAACTATAAAGTTTATCAAATCAATATATATTATTGTCCATGAATCAGATCGtaataaattcaacttcaaaagAGTAAAGAATCCTCATTTCTTTAGAAATATGTGCTATTATTCTTCTGTCAAGAACAGAGACTCTGAAGTCTGAACTCAAATTCCAAGATAATCCGACTGCCACAACATCCCAACCTTCTCAATCTGTTTACTCAAAATCGTGTCTTCTTTCCAAGCTAGCCTCAGAAGAAATCCGGTTTAGTGAAATATCCACCAACTCCAACATAAAGAAGTATTTTGCTCTTGCCCGTGAGTTAAAAGTTCCCGATGTCCAATAAATTAGTCAGTCACAGACTCGCCCTTCAGAGTTCGGAGTAAGTTTACTTCTTTCTGCGTGTAGAATCCGAAATTTCCCACTATATTCTGCAACTTGAAGTACATATGAAGTTTCATTCTCACCTAATGTGAGCTTGCAATGCTATTTTTGTTTCAATATTTGGGGAAGAATGGCAATGTATTTAGCTCTCACCTTAATTCTCATTTTCGGCTACTGTTTCTCCACACAATTGAAGCCCACCTGTAGTTTAGAAACAAACTTTACGCATTTTATGAAGAAAATTCGAGATTTGAAAGAACCCACTGGAAATTACCTTGATGGGAGCATAAAGTTGGAGTCTTTGAAGAAATCTGTGTTCAAACTGAGTGGAAATTCCACCATTTTGAGTGAAAACAAGACTTTTACGTTGGGTTTCTTCACCCTGAACGATGACTTCAACTGGTACTTAGGCATTTGGTATGCTTCAATCCCCATTCGAACCTACGTTTGGGTAGCGAATCGGGAAAAACCCATAAAAAATTTGCTGTCGGCTAGTGCGGAGATAACTGAAAATGGGAAGTTAGCTGTGGTGGACCAGGATTCAGGAATCGTTGTTTGGGAGACGAGCAATGCTGAAAAGGGAAGTTATTTAAAGCTTCTAGAGGAAGGTAATCTGGTGTTGTCGAGTAAAAATGGGAGAACTCTGTGGCAAAGCTTTGATTTTCCAACCGACACTTGGATTCCAGGCATGTACTTGACGGCGCTTCAAAGGCTTACTTCTTGGAAGAGTTCCGCTGATCCTGCTCCAGGAAGATATTTCTTGCAGTTAAATCCTCCAAATTATGGTGAGATTGCTCTCTATTATGGCAGTAACAGTATTGATAATTTGTATGAATATTGGTCTACTGGGAATTGGAATGGAAATGCATTTTCTGGGGTTCCTGAGATGACAATCCCTTACATATATAGATTTGAATTTTTGAATCCTTTCTCGCCAATGGCAACTTTTGGATACACTGAGGTACCATTAGAGAGGGGCGTAAAGCCTCCCTTAACAAGGTTCCGCTTGGACCATCTGGGGAAGTTGAGGCAATTTACATGGTCCCAACAGAGTGAAACCTGGAACATGTTTTGGTCGCAGCCCGAGAATCAATGCAGAATATATGGGCTGTGTGGAAATTTAGGATTTTGTAATGCTAATATGCTGAGTCCTTGTCGGTGTTTGGACGGTTTTAATCCTGTGGACAAGGTTTCATGGGAAAAAGAAGATTTTTCCGAGGGTTGTCATCGCAAAGGCTACGAGAGTTGTAGTAAGAATGATGAGTTTGAAGAAGTTGGGCCGGTGAGCTATGAAAGAACATCAGTGGTATCATTCAGTGGGACCAAGAGTGAGTGCGAGAATGCGTGTCTGGAAAATTGTTCTTGCATTGGTTTATTTCATAATGCGAAGAATAATATGTGCAAGAAATTATATGGTTCTCTTTTGAACCTGCGAGATCTTACTTCTGACAGTACTATTCAGGATAAATTGTATTTGAGAGCGCAAAGCACTGGATCTCGCAAAAATAACAAGAAGAAGACGACTTTCTTGATAGGGATGCTTTGTATCCTTACTGTGATTCTGAGTGTAGGAACTATATTCTTGTTATTCGTGTGTCAGCGAATGGTTAAAAGAAGGAAAGCAGAAGAAGATGGTGTGTTTCAGGTCACGAATCTGAGGGTGTTCTCTTACAAAGAGCTCCATGTTGCGACTAAAGGATTTTCTGAGAAGCTCGGGCATGGAGGGTTTGGGGCAGTTTTTCGAGGTGTATTGTTGGATTCTTCCCCTGTGGCAGTGAAGAGGCTTGAAAGACCTGGTGGTGGTGAGAAGGAGTTTCGAGCAGAGGTGTGTACTATAGGAAATATTCAGCATGTTAATCTGGTCAGATTAAGAGGATTTTGTTCTGAAGATTCTCATCGTCTCctggtttatgattgcatgtcaaaTGGTCCTCTTAGCATGTACCTAAAACCGGAAGGTCAGAATCTGAGTTGGGACGTTAGATTTCTTATCGCTCTTGGGACTGCAAGAGGCATCGCCTATTTACATGAAGAGTGTCGAAGCTGTATCATACATTGCGATATAAAGCCCGAGAATATCTTATTGGATGAAGATTTTTCTGCCAAGGTTTCTGATTTTGGGTTGGCGAGACTAATTGGCCGAGATTTCAGCAGAGTTTTGGTGACAATGCGGGGCACATGGGGGTATGTTGCTCCTGAATGGATCTCTGGTGTGGCAATCACTACAAAAGCCGATGTATATAGCTATGGGATGACGTTGTTTGAGTTGATAGGTGGCCGCCGCAACGTGGAAGGACCACTCTCAGGTGTTGGAGTTGTCGAGGGCGAACTGGAGAAATGGTTTTTTCCACCATGGGCCGCACGCCAAATAATTGAGGGAAACCTGGCGAGTGTCATTGATGAGAGGCTCGGGGGTTCTTATAATAAGGTAGAGGCAGAGAGAATTGGATTGGTTGCTGTTTGGTGCATTCAAGATGAAGAGTCTACGAGGCCTACAATGGGAATGGTGGTGAAAATGTTGGAAGGAGTGGTGGAAGTGACTGTCCCACCGCCTCCAAAACTGCTTCAAGCCTTAGTTTCTGGCGTGTCCTTTCAAGGGGTGGGGGGAGGATCTGGGAACATGGTAGTGCAGGAGCATGCTGGCAGTTTTCATGACATTTTTTCAATCTCCATGGAATCCAAGGATTCTACACAGTCAATATAGTTTCTCTTTAATTTGCTAGTCCATGTTGAAGTCGCGTTTCCAGGCATTTTCAAAGGGTTAAATTGGCTAAGCTCATTGATATTCTGCTTTATACTTTTCCATATATGTCgtacttttattttatttcatccTCCACCTGTATTAAAGACAACCGATTATAGATTAATACTGAGCTTGAACAATATCTTGGGAATTTAGACCATGCCAATGGGTAAAATTGCAAAATCGATAGACTTCTGGGCATGAGTAATGAGTTATTTTCTGTAAACTATCGAATCATAGTCTCATGAGTAATGAGTTATTTTCTGTAAACTATCGAATCATAGTCTCTTTTTTTCTATCATCAACGGATTTTTACTTGACCATGTCCTCGTTATGTCCACCTACGCATTCTTTCAGAAGCTTGCACCACCTGCAATTCAAGTGAAAAAAATGTTGCAAAGGGTTTAAATTTAAAACTAGACCATGCTTTGTCCATcagaaaatgtttatttttctgTTGAATCATATCATAGGAATCAACCTCAGAATATTACCTCATCCTCCCAATTTGTGTTCCACACGATAACCAAAAGAATCAAAGTTTGCAGAAAAGTTCCAAATATCATACCGATCCAAATTCCCTGCGATCAACCATCCGTGATCAGTAAATTTTGTACCTCAAAAATACTAACCTGCTGATGATGTTTTCTGTACTTTATTCACTTGTTTGCTTTCTGTGGATATGCTTATGTTACTATTCAATTCATGTGCATGATTAGTCCTGCTGACCACAATGAAGATCCGTTTATTACCTTCACTCCTAGATCAGTTTTATAACCCAGAACAAATCCAATTGGGAGTCCTATGATGTAATAACAAAACATGTTAATGCAAGCCACAAGTCCTTGCCATCCTCCCCCTACAGCAACTCCTGCAGAAACAACATTTTACCGATCATCTTAGAATCTGTAAATAAATATTCCAAACATGTATCTCTATTATTATGATTAGCACAATATAACTGGCGTTGAACCTGAAATCACTGGCTGAATGCCATTCAGCACCAGGGTTATAGCTAAAAGGTGTGCTAAATCAGAGACTGCCTTTTGCATTTTTTCGCTGCTGGTAAAAAGGATGGCGAAATGGTCTTTCGTCGCCATTATTATCACCATGCTCAGGAGACCTATGAGTACAGATTCGGCAACAGTGACAATGACTGAGAACTTGGCAGCTCGAGGATGTCCTGATCCAAGCTCATTTGACACACGAACGCTAGAGGAAATATAGGAAGAAATGAAGCAGAAAGACACTAAAGATTCGGGTGAGAAGTATTTATCCTTTTTTTTTCCCTATTTTTACCTTATTGCTGCATTAATCCCAATGAACAGCATACCTTCCCATCCATTCAGGTTCATGCTGAATACAAGAAAATGATTATGTGATAGAATTAGCTCTtcgatgataaaaataatataattcaaATTTTTCCAAAATTCAAGTTTCACCCTCCTGAATTCATTGAGTTGCTCCACCCCCGACCCTCTCCCATTATCTGTTCCACAAATCTTAGGTCCTCATATGCTAGTATTATCTTGTATTGCTAGTTCAAATGGTAGACGGGATCAGGAAGTATGGTAGGCAATAGCATTGATTAAAATCTGAGCGAATACGTGATATTACCATATAGAAAGGGATCCGACAGCCAGGACAGGATCCTCTAGATGCCCAGTGAGAACTATTATACtcataaaataccatatttctAAGCAAATCATAATGGCTGAGGCAACCGAAAGCTTTGCAAATCCCCAGATATCCTTAAAAGCGAGCCATGACAATCCATTCCAACTATCTTGGCACCACCCAACTATGTACACAACCTGAGCTATAGCAATACCCCATGCTGATACATCATAGGCTGCTGCTGCACCAGCCAATCCCCATTCAAACACTTTAACAAACAAAAGCAGCAACCCTATGTGCAAGACAAAGGCCACAAAACCGACCCATGCTAGAGTCGCCACCTTACTTTGAGCTTGCAGGAACTTCTGTGTAGGAAAGTTAATGGCGAGCGAAAACATTTGTGGaatgatttttattgaaaaatttcCTGCTATTTCGGCAATGTCGTGTCTTTGTCCTAGTAGCTTTAGCAATGGTGTGGCATAGATGTAAAGGGGTGAAAGGCAGAAACAAGCAGTTGTGAGTATTATCCATGATCTTTGCATGTAAATTCCCATCATTTCTGTTTCTCCAGATCCAAACGCCTGTCCACATAACGTCTCAAGTGCACTAGCCATACCAAGCTGTTAAACCAAGAAGATATGATGTGAAATGCTTTGGTGTTGATCTCTTTGGATTCAGATAGATCTGGAATCCATAGAGGGGATGAGTCTGGGACAAGGGAGGTGAGGTGGGAAGACTGGATAGATATTAGGGGATAAAAGTTAAAATACTagaaaaactttcataaattattTTCCAAGGATACAATCACGCCCCCCTTGTCCTCTGTTGGATCTACTGTTGCTTTGAATTACTGAAAGTTTGAAAGATAATAAGCTTACCATGAATCCGAAGGATAAGTTTGCAATGACTGATAAACAGATAGCGACTGCAGATAGCTCTATATCCCCTATGTGCCCCACAAAGATACTAGTGAAAGAATTGATGCCATAATTGCACAAAATATTGAAGGCAATAGGAGCTGCAATAGCCCATAGTTTGATGGATTCTATGTTTATCACATTTTTCACGTCCTCGTAACTTCTTACAGGAGGATAATCGCCTCCCTCCCCATTTACTAACAAGGTGGTTGGTGCCTCGTGGAGCAACTCCTTTTCATCTAAGTGTGTCTTGTTGAAAAAAGATGGTTCTTCCAATTCCAAGACAGCCATTTGACTTGTAGACAAGTCCAATGGTGACGATGCTGTTGAAGAGGCTGAGCCATTGCTTCCCAATGCCCCTCCTCCATTCTTTCCTATGACACTCGCAATCGTTACACCTTGTGCTACAGCCCTGATCACTGTGTTGAAATTTATGATAGATTGATAAATTGATCTAGTTAGTAGAATGTGCTTCCTTTTTCAGAATCTTTTGTCTTTTTcatcatttttgttttcttttatttggGGTTATGGTTATCTGAGTTGTGTCATCTTATATATGCTTAATAATAGGAGATTTGACTAGTCGTAGTTAATTCTGTTATGTTGTTACATATGCAGAGGAAGGGAGAAGACAGAGACTTGTTCTTGACCTTAGGATATGGTTTTTACTAAATTTCGTCTTGCTTTCTTGTTTCCTATTTTGGGGCATGGAGAATAAATGGTTCTTGATTGAGTATTGTGTTTGCCTTCTTTTTCTAAGACCCAACTGTTTCTCGCTACTTCTCGAAAATATACCAATTTTTTCCCCATATATCACTCAAAAAAACCCCCATTTTGTGAAAATGAGATATGATGAAATAAAGTTTCAAACTTAATATTTGATGAAAAATATTGTTCCAGTAAAATGATAGTTAATACAAAAAATCAGtagataaaattataataaaatgatagttaatacaaaaaatcagtatataaaattatatatgtaattttataTACTGATTTTTTTCTTGAACATCAATACATGTAATATGATTCAATCGATAGTAATAAATTCTAACAATAATGTTACTCTAAtgatatacatataaatatatatgtactAGCAATGATCACGTGCGATGCACGTGGATgattaataatgaaaaatataataacgagatttagataatttttaaaatcatttgaaCATCTTGTTTATGAGTATTAATTaatctaaatatatcataacacaataaataaaaatacatcatgaagataaatcatataaattcacttatttatataacatttttcaattTGCATGATTATAACATAATGACAGTTCTATCAAATTAACAAAGATATTCTTCatccaaatatcattcacaatggaaaaaa
Protein-coding sequences here:
- the LOC142552881 gene encoding riboflavin biosynthesis protein PYRD, chloroplastic-like isoform X1; its protein translation is MYTQTLLFLNHICYNPLIIQQNKLVFSPNLKSGLCSFAPRVSESGIISRNGGCLTVIRRGASQIKQELNQEEKCNDEYYMRRCVEVARKAIGCTSPNPMVGCVIVRDGKIIGEGFHPKAGQPHAEVFALRDAGDLAENGIAYVSLEPCNHFGRTPPCTEALIKAKVKKVVVGMVDPNPIVASAGVKRLQEAGIEVIVGVEEELCKRLNEAYIHQMLTGKPFVTLRYSLSLGGNMLDQLGENAMERGEYYSKLLQEYDAVILSSTALANKFVFPVSSELGANQPLKIVLSKSANSLIQNPDLPTDAASKLLIVTEKELKELENGQEEVHRRLSDRMTLAEILEHCKREGLCSVLVDLMGDHTDFEDILKEGFDEDLFQKVVVEILPIWGGNVVKALNISNMKTRVKNLTSRISGESVIVEGYIC
- the LOC142552926 gene encoding G-type lectin S-receptor-like serine/threonine-protein kinase SD2-2 gives rise to the protein MAMYLALTLILIFGYCFSTQLKPTCSLETNFTHFMKKIRDLKEPTGNYLDGSIKLESLKKSVFKLSGNSTILSENKTFTLGFFTLNDDFNWYLGIWYASIPIRTYVWVANREKPIKNLLSASAEITENGKLAVVDQDSGIVVWETSNAEKGSYLKLLEEGNLVLSSKNGRTLWQSFDFPTDTWIPGMYLTALQRLTSWKSSADPAPGRYFLQLNPPNYGEIALYYGSNSIDNLYEYWSTGNWNGNAFSGVPEMTIPYIYRFEFLNPFSPMATFGYTEVPLERGVKPPLTRFRLDHLGKLRQFTWSQQSETWNMFWSQPENQCRIYGLCGNLGFCNANMLSPCRCLDGFNPVDKVSWEKEDFSEGCHRKGYESCSKNDEFEEVGPVSYERTSVVSFSGTKSECENACLENCSCIGLFHNAKNNMCKKLYGSLLNLRDLTSDSTIQDKLYLRAQSTGSRKNNKKKTTFLIGMLCILTVILSVGTIFLLFVCQRMVKRRKAEEDGVFQVTNLRVFSYKELHVATKGFSEKLGHGGFGAVFRGVLLDSSPVAVKRLERPGGGEKEFRAEVCTIGNIQHVNLVRLRGFCSEDSHRLLVYDCMSNGPLSMYLKPEGQNLSWDVRFLIALGTARGIAYLHEECRSCIIHCDIKPENILLDEDFSAKVSDFGLARLIGRDFSRVLVTMRGTWGYVAPEWISGVAITTKADVYSYGMTLFELIGGRRNVEGPLSGVGVVEGELEKWFFPPWAARQIIEGNLASVIDERLGGSYNKVEAERIGLVAVWCIQDEESTRPTMGMVVKMLEGVVEVTVPPPPKLLQALVSGVSFQGVGGGSGNMVVQEHAGSFHDIFSISMESKDSTQSI
- the LOC142552934 gene encoding protein DETOXIFICATION 34-like gives rise to the protein MAVLELEEPSFFNKTHLDEKELLHEAPTTLLVNGEGGDYPPVRSYEDVKNVINIESIKLWAIAAPIAFNILCNYGINSFTSIFVGHIGDIELSAVAICLSVIANLSFGFMLGMASALETLCGQAFGSGETEMMGIYMQRSWIILTTACFCLSPLYIYATPLLKLLGQRHDIAEIAGNFSIKIIPQMFSLAINFPTQKFLQAQSKVATLAWVGFVAFVLHIGLLLLFVKVFEWGLAGAAAAYDVSAWGIAIAQVVYIVGWCQDSWNGLSWLAFKDIWGFAKLSVASAIMICLEIWYFMSIIVLTGHLEDPVLAVGSLSICMNLNGWEGMLFIGINAAISVRVSNELGSGHPRAAKFSVIVTVAESVLIGLLSMVIIMATKDHFAILFTSSEKMQKAVSDLAHLLAITLVLNGIQPVISGVAVGGGWQGLVACINMFCYYIIGLPIGFVLGYKTDLGVKGIWIGMIFGTFLQTLILLVIVWNTNWEDEVVQASERMRRWT